The following are from one region of the Nicotiana tomentosiformis chromosome 7, ASM39032v3, whole genome shotgun sequence genome:
- the LOC104109373 gene encoding uncharacterized protein — MALVSHSTSSCITNSLFKSHYIIRNNLEPPWLCHKRSLFMLTQNVSNIHRPTRVSFQLPLLLHLRLGPRFCSLPFSSSFLVPCTSLPLLHRFRSPHFSSPMSSLTSDQNSNATPDVKTVRTVIKGRVQGVFYRDWTVENAKELGLKGWVRNRRDGSVEALFSGSPEKVQEMEQRCRRGPPAAIVTGLDVYPCDDDPGTGFERRQTG; from the exons ATGGCATTGGTGTCACACTCCACATCATCTTGTATCACAAACTCACTCTTTAAATCCCACTATATTATTAGGAACAATCTTGAGCCGCCATGGCTATGTCACAAAAGAAGCTTGTTTATGCTTACCCAAAATGTTAGTAATATACATAGACCAACACGTGTCTCCTTTCAGCTTCCTCTTTTACTACATCTTCGTCTTGGTCCTCGTTTTTGTTCTCTTCCGTTTAGCTCTAGTTTTCTTGTTCCTTGTACTTCTCTTCCTCTTCTGCACAGATTTCGTTCACCTCATTTCTCATCTCCTATGTCCTCCTTAACCTCTGATCAAAATTCCAATGCTACCCCTGATGTTAAAACT GTGAGAACTGTGATTAAGGGGAGAGTCCAAGGGGTGTTTTACAGGGACTGGACTGTGGAGAATGCTAAGGAGTTGGGATTGAAGGGTTGGGTGCGAAATCGGAGAGATGGATCTGTGGAGGCTTTGTTTTCTGGAAGCCCAGAAAAGGTTCAGGAAATGGAGCAAAGGTGCCGGAGAGGTCCACCAGCTGCTATTGTCACTGGACTAGATGTCTATCCCTGTGATGATGACCCTGGAACAGGGTTCGAACGCAGACAAACTGGTTGA
- the LOC138896283 gene encoding uncharacterized protein, producing MTVTQYETRFVDLARHVIVFLPTEKEKVRRFIDGLTYTIKIQMDKETRNDISFQTTVNIARRIELVCSQERGLVSYKRHRHFGNFRGASSGGRDTYSRGYPPRPFYSALQASQLQLQQPQQQDVCYECGNIGHIRRYFPRLSSNRSQQDSRAIIPAPVAPPLGRPARGRGQTARGGGQVVRGGGQPVRGRPRDVAPSDGAQPQFYAFSVRPKAESSDVVITGSTYYYVSSYFASYLVVPHDSLSVSIHVSMPVGDSITVDNVYHSCVVTIGSLETSVDLLLLDMVDFDIILGMDWLSPYYDVLDCHAKTVTLAMSGLPRIEWKRTLAIPPARLFFT from the exons atgactgttacccagtatgagacccgatttgtggacttagcacGTCATGTCATCGTCTTTCTTCCTACTGAAAAGGAGaaagtgaggagattcattgatggactcacttacaCTATCAAGATTCAGATGGACAAGGAGACAAGGAATGATATTTCCTTCCAAACAACTGTGAATATTGCTAGGCGGATCGAGTTAGTTTGTTCTCAAGAGAGAGGGCTAGTGTCATATAAGAGGCACCGTCATTTCGGTAATTTTAGAggcgcctcatctggaggtagggATACTTATAGTAGGGGttatcctcccaggccattttattcagcacttcaggcatctcag CTTCAGCttcaacaaccacaacaacaggatgtgtgttatgagtgtgggaacattggtcacatcaggaggtatttccctaggttgtcgagcaatagatctcagcaggattctcgtgccatcataccagcaccagttgctccaccgctCGGCCggccagctaggggcaggggtcaaacagctagaggtggaggtcaggttgttagaggtggaggccagccagttagaggccgtcctagagatgtAGCTCCGAGtgatggggcccagccccaattttatgctttttcagttaggcctaaggccgagtcatctgatgtcgtgatcacag gatctacttattactatgtgtcctcctactttgcttcatatttggttgtgcctcatgattctctgAGTGTTTCTATACACGTGTCCATGCCGGTAGGGGATTCTATCACTGTAGATaatgtttatcattcgtgtgtggttactattgggagtcttgagactagcgtggatcttctacttcttgatatggtagattttgatattatcttgggaatggattggttgtcaccttattatgatgtattggactgtcatgccaaaaCGGTTaccttagccatgtcggggttacctcgaatagagtggaaaAGGACCCTGGCCATTCCACCAGCAAGGTTATTTTTTACGTGA